A genomic stretch from Aminivibrio sp. includes:
- the rplK gene encoding 50S ribosomal protein L11 — MAKKVIGQIKLQLPAGKATPAPPVGPALGQHGVNIMEFVKQFNAKTADQAGLIIPAVITVYADRSFTFILKTPPASVLLKKAAGLEAASGEPNKKKVATLNRAKVREIAELKKEDLNSYDVEAAMRMVEGTARSMGIDIVD; from the coding sequence ATGGCAAAAAAAGTAATTGGGCAGATCAAGCTGCAGTTGCCTGCAGGAAAGGCTACACCGGCTCCTCCTGTGGGACCTGCCCTTGGTCAGCACGGAGTGAACATTATGGAGTTCGTGAAGCAGTTCAACGCAAAGACCGCCGATCAGGCTGGACTTATCATTCCGGCAGTAATAACGGTTTATGCGGACAGAAGCTTCACCTTCATACTGAAGACTCCCCCGGCAAGCGTGCTTTTGAAGAAGGCGGCCGGACTCGAGGCTGCATCGGGTGAACCGAACAAGAAGAAGGTGGCGACCCTCAACCGGGCCAAGGTCCGGGAGATAGCCGAGCTGAAGAAAGAGGACCTCAACTCCTACGACGTGGAAGCAGCGATGCGAATGGTCGAAGGAACCGCACGGTCCATGGGAATCGACATCGTCGATTAG
- the rplA gene encoding 50S ribosomal protein L1: protein MAKISKRMKAAVEKIEKGKLYSIKEAIALFKETATAKFDESIEVHIRLGVDPRHADQQVRSTVVLPHGTGITKRVLVLAQGEKVKEAEEAGADFVGGEDLVAKISGGWLDFDAVIATPDMMKSVGRLGKLLGPRGLMPSAKTGTVTFELSDAVKEIKAGRVEFRVDKFGIVHNGAGKKSFTEEQLYDNVKTLFQAVLKARPASVKGTYVKSFSIASSMGPGIRIDPAAAQKEMGGE, encoded by the coding sequence ATGGCAAAGATAAGCAAGAGAATGAAGGCGGCGGTGGAAAAGATTGAAAAGGGTAAACTTTATTCAATAAAGGAAGCTATCGCTCTTTTCAAGGAAACCGCCACGGCGAAGTTTGACGAGTCCATCGAAGTTCACATCCGCCTCGGGGTCGACCCCAGGCACGCTGACCAGCAGGTCCGGAGCACTGTTGTTCTTCCCCACGGTACGGGCATTACCAAGAGAGTGCTTGTTCTTGCCCAGGGCGAGAAAGTGAAAGAAGCTGAAGAGGCCGGAGCCGATTTTGTGGGCGGTGAAGATCTTGTAGCGAAGATCTCCGGCGGATGGCTCGATTTTGATGCCGTCATCGCGACACCGGACATGATGAAGTCCGTGGGCCGCCTCGGAAAACTTCTCGGTCCAAGAGGCCTTATGCCCAGCGCCAAGACCGGTACGGTAACATTCGAGCTCAGCGATGCGGTAAAGGAGATCAAGGCAGGCCGCGTGGAGTTCCGGGTCGACAAGTTCGGAATCGTTCACAACGGCGCCGGCAAGAAGAGCTTTACGGAAGAGCAGCTTTATGATAACGTTAAGACGCTTTTCCAGGCGGTACTGAAGGCTCGTCCCGCTTCCGTCAAGGGAACCTACGTCAAGAGTTTTTCAATAGCTTCTTCCATGGGA